From a region of the Actinopolymorpha singaporensis genome:
- a CDS encoding nuclease-related domain-containing protein, whose product MAVRRLFRGVAVAFGLFLVVVLALRDGVTIALAAAGLVAAGFVWWVRRSRDGALTILSLLLACLVTSRVTQVVGAGLGAGAPLWLGTVFWTFLGVVTLTAWLTPHPGADRSGGRLSTVVGAHAVLTAASFLTFLAPSAVAVAGFAVAAVFVVLRSRGRLAFRGERGRRVPAESAGAVALASRGANRTAAVLASLPKDWTVVDRLTLPGGLVAEHLVTGPGGAYVVESRTWEGSLALTSVDKGTGRVDAYGLDGNTAELAARLRPVGELLTAAGDAPGLAAPNLEAVVALWGSARPDTPLEIALVSPRGNATRAVVHLVAGDQLADWLRARPAPATAARLPGSVRSRRRPARRSG is encoded by the coding sequence GTGGCGGTACGCCGCCTGTTCAGGGGCGTCGCGGTCGCGTTCGGACTGTTCCTCGTGGTCGTCCTGGCGCTTCGCGACGGTGTGACGATCGCGCTGGCGGCGGCGGGGCTCGTGGCCGCGGGATTCGTGTGGTGGGTGCGGCGAAGCCGCGACGGCGCGCTGACCATCCTGTCCCTGCTGCTCGCGTGCCTGGTCACGTCGCGGGTGACCCAGGTAGTCGGTGCCGGACTGGGCGCGGGAGCCCCGCTGTGGCTCGGCACGGTGTTCTGGACGTTCCTCGGCGTGGTGACCCTCACCGCCTGGCTGACACCCCACCCCGGTGCGGACCGATCAGGCGGCCGACTGTCCACCGTGGTGGGCGCCCACGCCGTCCTCACGGCGGCGAGCTTCCTGACTTTCCTCGCACCGTCCGCGGTTGCGGTCGCCGGGTTCGCGGTGGCGGCGGTGTTCGTCGTCCTCCGCTCACGGGGCCGACTGGCCTTCCGCGGTGAGAGAGGGCGGCGCGTACCGGCCGAGTCGGCCGGCGCGGTTGCGCTCGCCTCCCGTGGAGCAAACCGGACCGCGGCGGTGCTGGCCTCGCTGCCGAAGGACTGGACGGTCGTCGACCGACTCACCCTGCCCGGTGGGCTGGTCGCCGAGCACCTCGTGACCGGGCCGGGCGGGGCGTACGTCGTGGAGTCCCGAACCTGGGAAGGCTCCCTCGCCCTCACCTCCGTCGACAAGGGGACCGGCAGGGTCGACGCCTACGGCCTGGACGGGAACACCGCTGAGCTGGCAGCCCGGCTGCGTCCCGTCGGCGAACTCCTGACGGCTGCCGGAGACGCGCCCGGGTTGGCCGCCCCGAATCTCGAGGCGGTGGTGGCACTGTGGGGATCGGCCCGTCCCGACACCCCGCTGGAGATCGCCCTGGTCAGCCCGCGCGGCAACGCCACCCGGGCGGTGGTGCACCTGGTCGCGGGCGACCAGCTCGCGGACTGGTTACGTGCCCGGCCGGCGCCGGCTACAGCGGCGCGATTGCCCGGATCCGTTCGGTCGAGGCGGCGACCCGCTCGGCGTTCGGGTTGA
- a CDS encoding Hsp70 family protein — MGGRQAPGPGCWVGIDLGTTFSAVARADEFGRATVLPNRDGERTTPSVVFFDGEQPLVGTMARRSVATSPLDAVRFVKRAMGDPSWRFETSRGTGYGPEEISALILKRLKEDAERALAREVTDAVITVPAYFDDAARRATIAAGTIAGLIVRRVVNEPTAAALAAGPTGDWAGSLVVYDLGGGTFDVTALRVGPGAVHVLATAGDRNLGGFDFDNALMHLLDERFRAAGGPSLLADDTTEVDLRERAELVKHTLTSVDQAVAHLTADGFTRSVTVTRDDFEHLTSALLSRTRDTTEQVVEEAGLTWPAVDRLVLAGGSTRMPMVRRMLTEISGRAPDTTANPDEVVALGAARMAHLLEQAERPPESAPRGRSSRLRSMARFGLRQRERSEKSEDSEEPTAGSTSIRLAVHDVTSHGLGEIVFKRDTDILVNRVIIPRNTPIPAEETAVCYTRYEQQSDLDVSITEGDDTDPAHVRVLGKEVLSVGPYPKGAPFEVTLAYDANQIIFVRVRDLTTGELVGTFEIEHVLNPNAERVAASTERIRAIAPL, encoded by the coding sequence ATGGGTGGCCGGCAGGCGCCCGGGCCCGGCTGCTGGGTCGGCATCGACCTGGGTACGACGTTCTCGGCGGTGGCCCGGGCCGACGAGTTCGGCCGGGCCACCGTGCTGCCCAACCGGGACGGTGAGCGCACCACGCCCTCGGTGGTGTTCTTCGACGGGGAGCAACCTCTCGTCGGGACGATGGCGCGCCGGTCGGTGGCGACGTCGCCGCTGGACGCGGTGCGCTTCGTCAAGCGGGCGATGGGTGATCCGAGCTGGCGGTTCGAAACCTCGCGGGGCACCGGCTACGGGCCGGAGGAGATCTCCGCGCTGATCCTCAAGCGCCTCAAGGAGGACGCCGAACGCGCGCTGGCCCGCGAGGTGACCGACGCGGTGATCACCGTGCCGGCGTACTTCGACGACGCGGCCCGGCGGGCGACGATCGCCGCGGGAACGATCGCGGGGCTGATCGTACGCCGGGTCGTCAACGAACCCACCGCGGCGGCACTCGCCGCGGGACCGACCGGCGACTGGGCAGGATCGCTGGTGGTGTACGACCTGGGCGGCGGCACCTTCGACGTCACCGCGCTGCGGGTCGGGCCGGGCGCGGTGCACGTGCTCGCCACCGCCGGCGACCGCAACCTGGGCGGCTTCGACTTCGACAACGCGCTCATGCACTTGCTGGACGAACGCTTCCGCGCGGCTGGCGGGCCGAGCCTGCTGGCCGACGACACCACCGAGGTGGACCTCCGCGAGCGCGCCGAGCTTGTCAAGCACACCTTGACAAGCGTCGATCAGGCGGTCGCCCACCTGACCGCGGACGGATTCACGCGCTCGGTCACCGTGACGAGGGACGACTTCGAACACCTCACCTCCGCCCTGCTCAGCCGTACCCGCGACACCACCGAGCAGGTGGTCGAGGAGGCCGGCCTGACGTGGCCGGCGGTGGACCGGCTCGTGCTGGCCGGGGGTTCCACCCGGATGCCGATGGTGCGCCGGATGCTGACCGAGATCTCGGGCCGGGCACCGGACACGACCGCCAACCCCGACGAGGTGGTGGCCCTCGGCGCCGCTCGGATGGCCCACCTGCTGGAACAGGCCGAACGCCCACCCGAGTCCGCGCCGCGTGGGCGTTCCTCCCGGCTCCGGTCGATGGCACGGTTCGGGCTCCGGCAGCGGGAGCGCTCCGAGAAGTCCGAGGATTCCGAAGAGCCCACGGCGGGTTCGACGTCCATCCGGCTCGCCGTGCACGATGTGACGTCACACGGGCTCGGCGAGATCGTCTTCAAACGCGATACCGACATCCTCGTCAATCGGGTGATCATTCCGCGCAACACCCCGATCCCGGCGGAGGAGACGGCTGTCTGCTACACCCGCTACGAGCAGCAGTCCGACCTCGATGTCAGCATCACTGAGGGGGACGACACCGACCCCGCGCACGTTCGCGTACTCGGCAAGGAAGTTCTCTCGGTGGGGCCGTATCCGAAAGGAGCGCCGTTCGAGGTCACGCTCGCCTACGACGCGAACCAGATCATCTTCGTCCGGGTGCGCGACCTGACCACCGGCGAACTGGTCGGCACCTTCGAGATCGAGCACGTGCTCAACCCGAACGCCGAGCGGGTCGCCGCCTCGACCGAACGGATCCGGGCAATCGCGCCGCTGTAG